The Engystomops pustulosus chromosome 2, aEngPut4.maternal, whole genome shotgun sequence genomic interval GTTATATCTCCAGTAGGAGTGTCGGGCGCTGGATAACCTATCGCCACGTGGCCGACGACCATAAGATCTCTCGGCCCGTGAACGACCATTAAACCTATAGCCCCGCTCTTTGCCCTTAGAAATATCCATTTCAGAAAGATTTACTGTGTTTGATGGGTGAGGGGAAGCCATCCAGGGGAGTATGTTAGGGGATGATCCATTGGGGATGTCAGAGGGAATGACAGAATCAGTCAGCAGTCTGCACTTTTTCAGTGGAGATGCCTCTGGCTCCATCTCTGAGACAGGAAGGTCCATAGTTTGGAATAATGTGTCTGTTCTTGGGGGATCAGAAGGGGTGTCTGGAGGAAGGTCAGTGCGGACTGGTCCCTGAAAAGGGGGGCCTTTGGGGACGGGGCTGGATTCAAAGGCACTTGAGGTGTTTGAGACAAAAGAACCAGGCCGTGAGGGGGTAAGCGGCAAAGTTTGAGACTTGTTTGTCACATCCGCTCGTTGTGAGGAAGAAAAACTTGAGTCCGTAATTTGCTGAGCATTTGATGGGATTTGAGATGTGGGTGTGATGCAGATTTCTGGGTGAGGTGAAGGGTTGACTTCTTTCTCTGATGTAGAATGGTTCTGTTGCAAAGAAAAAGATATCGATTACTAGGCTATAAGaggcctacaaaaaaaaaaaaaaaagctacaactTAAAGGGCTTTCCCATGAACTAACACTTATCTCCTATCCGCAgattaacaagtgtctgcgtgCTGGGTTGGCCAAAAATTTATGGGAACATAGGTATCTCATCCCCTCTCCTGAATGAGGTAGATGTGCATGTTCATTGTATCATCATTTAACCTTATGGCATTGCAGAAGAAAGGTCAAGTACAGTGCTCTAGTGTCTAGATACAACTTACCTGGTTGTTGCTGCGCTGACCTTGCAAAAGAGCCTGTCCCTGAAAAAACTGCATTCCTAGAGCCCCTGGGAGTGAGGGTAAAAAAGCCTGTTGGTTTTGTAGCAAGGCGTGTGCCCCCAAAAGCGACTGGAGGCTTCCCATCTGGGCACTTGTGCTAGTGTTGAGCGCTGCGAGATCTCCTGTAGAagtttaaatatatattatatatctttttttaaaaataaaaaatcatgcaAAATCAAACATGCAAATAAAAGCATACAGGGACAACAGAAGACACAGCATAAAAAATGACTGCATTTCTTATTTGCCTACCTAACAATCCAGCAGTAAGCAAGGGGTTGAGCAGAGGCGGCATCAGAGTATTCAGCCTGCCAGGAGGCTGCGGCTGTTGGAGGTGGAACGGGCTGTGTGGTTCGGACGGAGGGAGTTTTCCCTCTGATAAGGCAGGTGAGTTAGTGGTTGTAGTAATGGAGCCAGATCCGCTACAGGAGGTATTGAGAATGCTCTGAAAGAGATATATAGAAGACGCTAATGTTAATGTTGTTCTTAGATAAGAACAGTCAGCTCTCCTGATCTGTATTAGTCAATGCCCTCAAAATGGAGCGTATTTGCCTAGACCTTTTATTCCTACTAGAAACGTATGAAAAAATTGATGAATGGATGTTACAGCAGCTGTGTGTGCGGACAATTGGATACTGTCCGATCAGTGCTGAAGTCGTGAAGGGACACTCCGCTTTTGACAAGGTTAATGGTAACATTTATCAATTTTTTCATAACTTTCTAGgcgaaaaaaaaaagagcaacaGGACAAAGTGGAactgtaaggctgcgttcacactttgCGTTTTATGACGCAATCCAAGGGCTTCCCCAGGATCATATGTagaggtaacattgtgtttccatcgCATTTGGTAAACACAATGGAAATGCAATGTTACCTCAACACATAATCACGGGGGAAGCACTTGGACTGAGTCTAAAAACGCAGCCTGGCCTAAGGAAAGATTCTCCACTATAGATACTGTATGGTGAATACAAGTCTTCAACCTGGGTAGGTCCAATCTCTTAACATAATATAACATATGTGCAAGCAATGCTTGGAGAGCAGTGTATCCTGGCCGATACACTGCGACAAACATCTACTTCATGTTAACAAAACTTTTCTCAAATAAATTGTACTTTCTTCTAAGGGGATATATTAATGGATCTATACATCAGAAAATCTGTGCACCCGGTTATACCATGGTTTTCACCAGATGATATATACAATCTTGCTTACCTGTCCAGGGCAGGCAGAAGAGTCCACAGCCCCAAGACTTGCAGCCAGTAGTGCTGAATTCAACGCCATGAGGGCTGGAGAGGCAGAGACAGGTGGGAATAACAATGGCTGAAGAGCGTTTTCAGTGAAAGTCTCGGGCAAAGTGAGTGGCGACTCGTGTTTCTCCGTTGTGTCATTCTGCGGAGCAGGCAAAGAGTCCAACAAAGGTGCGAGGGATGATAAGAGGGCACTCTGCTGTTGGTTTTGTGGTGGCAGATCAAGTTGTGGTAGCCCAAGCCCTCCGAGTGGTAAAAGAGGATTTTGTAATAGAGAAGCCATTAATAAAGCTTGCACTGCATTGGAGTCAGGGTCCCCCATTGCGGAGGGCAAAGCCATAGGTGGGTTTTGGAGTCCCAACAGGCCAAGATCGGCACTGCCCAACAAAGAAGAGGAAAGTAAATTAAGTAAACCTTGGTTAAGAAGCTGTTGGTGCTGATTCAAGCTGAGGGGAAGCGGCAATGATCCGAGTAATGCCAAATTTAACAGGGCAGGGGTAGCAGAAAATGGCATGACGTGTTCCTGTCCCAAAAACGAAAAGCTATCACCAGCATTATTCAGAGAGCAAGACAACTCGCTGCTGCCTTCTGCAACATTGCTCTGGGGCAGGCTAGGGACAGGAGATTTTGGTATTGGGGACTGACTGGGTCGGCCAGTAGAGGATGCTAGAACAGAAATGAGAACATAGGTTACACCACTGATGACTTCATATACAAGATGCCAACACACACAACCCAACCCCCCTCCCTTCACATCCCATGTGGCATCTATGCCATCAGGTAATAAATCATCTAACAATAGACACATGCAATATTTCTTAGACATTTTGACTTACTTGGATTTGCACTAGTGGACGTAGATGGTAACTTCAGTGGTAAAGTAGTCCCTGAGTTCTGCTCCGTAGAATTCTGGACTAGATGCCCCACAAGGCCAAGAAGATGGTTGCCGATATCTTGGGAAGCTGGGGACAGGCTTGGAGTTTTGCTTTGGTTTGGGGACTCCTCTACTGATGGACGAGGCATTTGAAGAGAGAGTGGAGCGTGACCAGAAACAGAATGTGAGTGTATGGCTTTGGATCTCCCCGTTTCTTCTTCTGGTAGCCCCCCAGGTCCCGTTAACTTTGAACAAGAATTCAATTTGGAGAATCCACTAGGGCTAGTCGGGTTGTGCCCACTCAAATCCTGAGGACTTCCATCAGGGCCTGGAGAATTCCTTTGCCTTTTGCGCTTTATCAATAAATCCCTTTTCTGGGAGTGAGTCCTGCTGGGAAGGGCCCGACCTTCTTGTGTGACCGTTGCAGAAAGCAAAGTATTGGGGTTTAGCACTCGGTTGGGTAAAGTGCTAGAGGCTGTGGCTTCAGGTTTGGTTTGATTAGCCATTTGGGCCTTTGCAGCTGCTGTAAGAAGGCTGCTAGCAGGAAACGAAGCATTGGCTTGTTGACCCAATATGCATCCAAGGGGAAAGCCCAGTAATCCTTGCGCTGCTCCCAAAGACACCGGCGGTGCTGTTTTATTGCTTTGGTGGGTTAAGGCATGGCTGGCATTTGAAGAAGATCCCAGTTGGGCCTGCCCAAAAGAAGGGAGGCCTTCAAGTATTGCTTTCGGACTGTGGGGCACAGAGCGCTTAGGGGAGCTGACAGGTCGTGGAGATCTCGAGCTTGACCTTATGGGGGCAGGAAAGTGCTCAGAAGAGGCTGATGAATGCCGGGAACGCTGAGGGGACGGTTCCATGCTGCCGGCTGGAGATGAAATGGAGGATATGGAGGATCTAGTAGTAGAAGGAGATGTGAGAGCGCCACTACGAGTGAAAGGAGAAAAGGGAGGTGGTAGGGTTGTAGATGAATGGTTGACTGGGTTGTGTTCAGAAGTAGGGTGAGGGTTCATTAAGGGAACCTGAGACTGAATTAAAGGGGGAGAGTTCAAAACATGGTGCTTTGGGCTAGGTGGTCTGCAGCTGTTAGAGTCCAATATTCCCAGTGGATCTTTTTCAGGAAAGACAAACGGTCGCCGTGGGCCCTGAATATTTTCTTCAAGTGTCCGATTGAATGTACCACCTGGCACAAAACTACAGGAATTAAGAGCTAATGGTTTGGGGGACAGGCCTGAAAGTTCTTGACTACATGAGGGGTAGGAAGGCCGAGTCTGGGAAGACTTAAAAGAACTGGTACACAGCTCGTGAGATATGGCTTGTGGAGTCCTTGAATACACCTCGTAATTACCATTTGATGGCACTGGTGGACAGTTCCTTAAGGCATAGGACTCACCAAGAGGAGCCCCATGCTGCCTGGGTACAGCAGGCCGCTGGTTGGATCTCAAGTCAGAGTATCTTTCTCCATGGTGGGAAATATCTGACTTGTGATCAAGGGGTTTCTCCAAGTGATGAGCAGGCATGTTGTGGGCCTTTTCGATCATCAGTTTGGTGAAGATGTCAGGATCCAGGGAACAAGGGTGCTGCCCCATCTTTGGGCTGGTGGATGTTGTGTTAAAGTTCTGACTTGAGCCACATCCTGTCAAATAAACAGAATAAAATGAAAAGACTAATTGTACTTATGTAAAAACATTCAATGCGCATTCCAAAGGTTTCTGGATAAAACATTCAAACACTGAATACTGTAGGATATAATCCATACTCCAAGTAAGGGctagttaacatttgcattttggcttctggtaaaaaaaaaagtgcatagaGGATCAGTTTTTTCCCGTTTATTTAATTGGACTTGCATCAGTTAGTATCAGTTTTTACATCATCCGTTAGATCATCTGTTATTTGAGTGCATAGTAGGAATTAAAAAATGGCTCTAAAATAACAAATAACAGAAACTGACACTAACAGAAAACAAGGTATCTGTTAAAAAACTTGATACTTTGCCATCAATGCATCCGTCCAGACATCTGTTAAAATTACAATCTGTCTTTTATAAAAGCAGAAACTGCAAAATGGAAGACAAAATGCAGATGTGAACTGGCCGTAATTTGTGAATAATTtgtcgagggggggggggtctccatacACAGTCTGACAGCGTTCAGTCAAAGTTAACAGCCCAAAGGACAACACGCTTTGACACAAGAACTGCTAACACCCAGATGTCTATTTATTTATAcaattccaggaggaataaccagTTTAATGAGTGCGCTTTATGGTAAAAGAAACTTGTGCTTACCAGCAGCTTGACTTTGTAGTGCAAGGGGTGTACTCTCAATGCTCTTGTACAGAGTTGCAAGGGCTACAATTTTCCTACGATGGTTACAAAGTTTGGTCATGTCTTCTTCAGCCTTCACGTCTTCCGCGCTCCGCCGTTTAACCACTGCTCTTGGGTCAAAGTTAAAAACCTGCAGGATAAAAGATGCATACATATTTAGACTCAGAAGAGGAAGCCTTTTTTTGTACATTGCTTCCTCCTCCTTAAGTAACAGTGCGTATGCAAATCCTTTCGCAAGTATAAGAACAAGAAAATAATTGAAGAATGGAAAGTGCTTATCAGAATTACAATACTGATGTCAAAGCCAGCGAGATTTGTAGGAGGTTCCAAATCCCTGACAATCAAGTGAATGGGGAATAGCTTCAAGAACATGTAGCCAACAAAGTGTCATAGTGACAACTTCTATCTTATCGAGATGACCTATGAACAGGCCTTCAACATTGAAAACTCCCCTCCATCTTGGTTACTTACATTTAAACAAACTTAATAAGTAAAAACACGGACTGGAATAGTAAAAATATAGGAGCCAGCATGCAAACGATCATGAACTAATAAGTTGTAAGGCTCTGCATGGTTTCCATCActctaaattagaaaaaaaacaaacaaaaaatacacACGCCTAACATTAGAAACACTTACCTTATAGATGTTCAGGGGACACTCCAGCCCACACTTACAAGTTCCATCAGTTACTAGGTAAGTCCGCAGCTGATCCATACAGGTAAGAATGGTGCCACTTGGACTAAAATGCAGGAAAATGATCAAAAATTACCAACATGATTTATCAgaacttgtttttattttaacGGTTACTTAGTGCTGCCTAAATATCACATTGTATTTCACTATTAAACATATAAAATAGCTCTGTAAGTCATAAGCAGTATTGGAATGATAAGTAAATATAACTTAAGATGTAATACAACAACCTGgttcacaatttaaaaaaaaaaatctaaatttattcTCACCCAGACAAAATAACCATCAGCCTCTCAGACTACACCAGTTACACTCCATAGTCGGACACATCCCCTCCGCTGAGCTGCTTAAACTaataacaaaaaatgtatttgcacattTCCCAGAATGAAAGTCTCCACACACGGCGGCCTTAAATGCCAAAATCTCCTGAACATATTAACAGGCCTCTCACTTAGCAaaaccagttccctgcactgtACCAACGAGATGCAAAGACATTAAAACAGTCTTGAGTCAGTCtcctggtttggcttttatctcGCATCATGTTATTAGGTTTTCTGAGAAAGTCATGTTTGATGGCAAGGGGGTTGTCTTATAAGGTAGCCAAGAGGTaaagttttccttgtcccatcctggaaaaggtatttcccagaatcccctagtgcagCATCAAAAGCTTTaagtctccatacacctgcagagGGTGCCTTAAATGGACAAGTCTCCGTAAGAAGTCTTCTGGCTTCCAGAATAACCTCATCTAATAGCAGGCAGAGTGACCAAAGCACTGCTACTATAAGGTAGTCTGAGAGGCTGGTGAGCTGGCTACATACCAATATGAAAGAAAAAATGTAGACAAAATACAGTGAAGAATTAGATATGTAGACAAGGTTTCACTTGGATCAAGTATATGATGAACACTGGAGATTTAGCAGATATCCTGCAACAAACCATCTAGTTCCACTTCATCAATCACTTTACTGCAGTCACAGTTGTTGAGAGCTACTTACCTGACATAGACCACCGTGCCTGGCTCCACCCTTCTTTGCCAACCAATTGGCACCTGGACCATCGGGACCCCTCCATAGTTATCTCCTCCTCCACTTTCACTGCCGCCATTCATTTtgttctctcttctctcttgtacCTAACAAATTAAAACGGAACATCACCAACAATTCATAGGGTTACTGTCACACAAAGAAATGAGATTTCATAGGAAACACTAACTTCAGCCACCACTATTGGCTTCACTATAGGTATAATACTGCAGTGTATGAGCAGGTATGACCGGATAACACATATTCATTAGAGCCTAATGGGCAAAGCAGAAATGTGTCCAGACTGCTCTAGTCAGTCATGCAGAAGTGTTTGCCCACTGTCAGCATATGAAAGTATTGTTCACAAATCCTTAGCTGCCGCAGCATCTGGGTGTCCTGACAGCATTGGACTTGTGAGTGACCCTACCTGCTCATTGCGGCACAGTATGGGCGTTAGGTCTGCATGCGATCCTCACAGCCCAGCATGGCGCAGTGTGTCAGGCTCCCGTGGTGGGAAGAGGCAGAGATGGGTGCTCTTCACCTGCTCCCCTAGTTTTGCTTGGAGCTGCGAGATGACTGTGTTACAATTGCCAGGGTTCCATCTTTTCTGAAAATaaaagagaaacaaaaaaaatgaaatattttattattattttttttttaattgagaataagatacaagtaaaacatcaggaATCCAGGAAAGTTATAAAAAGGCTGAGATCTTTATCAAAGTTTTAAAGTAGTACATTTCTGGATCATGTGTTGTCAAATCAGAGCTCACAACCTGACACCAGGAAGAGGGTTGATGCCCCACGTGATGCCCGCACTGCTTTTAACCCATTACTCACCATCAAAATGGACAGcaacccccatatactcctcacattGGCTGCGATAACCTCCCCCTGCCCTCACACAGCTGATTAATGACAGGACTCCATTACGACCAGGAGAAATATCCGGCCAGGAGCCTGTATTGTGGTCTCAAGCGGAAAACCCAAGGTGGTTATCGGTGCCATCTTGGTTTAGAAGGGGATTAGGGAGTAAGGTGCTTATGTCAGTGTGTGTGGTGTGACTGCATGGACAGGGCTGGGAGTGGATGGAGGGAAGAAAAAGATCATCCTCCACAGTCTCTCGCCTCCAACCAGATGAAATAACCAGGACAAAGAGGCTGCCAGCCAGTAAATTGATATTTATTACCCTCGCAAAGAATAGCAGTCATTCCCACAAGACAGAAAAGGCATCTGGAGGAGGAGTCGGGAAGGAAAGGGGGGGTCAGCCAGAATTAACCCCTCACCACCCAGAGGAATTTATTACCTTTACTTCAGACACAGGGCGGTTATGGTGTGTATCATAGTGCACACAAGGATCAGGAAGCTTACGTCGCAAACCAATGTTTATTTCCACAACACAATTGGCCTTGCATTACCTCCTGACGGGACAGAAACCCCCATCTATTATGGAAGCATATAGCGGAACACTACTAAGACATGACCAGTAGACAGTGAAGGGGTTATAGGAATTTGTCTTTAACCTTTTATCAATGGGTAACAAAAAACCCATCTATGGGAACGAGAGAAGCAACAAAGGTTATTCAAGTAAAGCATCTAAAACTAAACAGCGACAGAAGCGCCAGCGGGTGGCTTGGAGGGTGTGTGCCCACTAGTGGTTGGCACTGGCTGTCTAGTAGCGCCTCTATACAGCAGGGAGTGGTATTACCTGACACTAGGTAAGGGACAGCACCACGGGAGTGTCTGCCTCCAACACAACAGAGATTTACAGGGCCTGGCAGCTATTTTTGTGTATGAGGACTTGTACTATCCTGATTACTTTTCTGGCTATTCAATCTTTTTGTCATTATCGTATGACATTTTGGTGGCTTTAAAACCAATTACTAGTTTCTAATAGGGTTATGGTGTAAAATTTCTGTACCCGTCCTAGAACCAATTAACACTGTAATCAGAGTGTTTTATAATCGCATTGTCTTGGCATAAGTTCTCCTATCATAGCGCTGTGCAGCAAATTGTGCTCTGGTTTTAACATTGCCTGATCCATGCTGGTCTTAACTTGGCGGTAATTGACTGCAGCGGGCCAACAGCGCTGGTGGTGACCGGCCACAGTAGGCCAGCATTACTGGAGTACTGGACCCTGAATCACAGACACGACCAAAGCATTACCAGCAGAGTAACTTTTGTCTCCATATTTTACAAAGTTCTAAGCTACTTGCACTACATGTATAAACTGTATCTGAATGAATATGCACGTAGTGGCCGGTGTCTGGTATAGTAATACAATAACAAAATCAGCGCTCAGCCTTCAGTT includes:
- the MBD6 gene encoding methyl-CpG-binding domain protein 6, producing MNGGSESGGGDNYGGVPMVQVPIGWQRRVEPGTVVYVSPSGTILTCMDQLRTYLVTDGTCKCGLECPLNIYKVFNFDPRAVVKRRSAEDVKAEEDMTKLCNHRRKIVALATLYKSIESTPLALQSQAAGCGSSQNFNTTSTSPKMGQHPCSLDPDIFTKLMIEKAHNMPAHHLEKPLDHKSDISHHGERYSDLRSNQRPAVPRQHGAPLGESYALRNCPPVPSNGNYEVYSRTPQAISHELCTSSFKSSQTRPSYPSCSQELSGLSPKPLALNSCSFVPGGTFNRTLEENIQGPRRPFVFPEKDPLGILDSNSCRPPSPKHHVLNSPPLIQSQVPLMNPHPTSEHNPVNHSSTTLPPPFSPFTRSGALTSPSTTRSSISSISSPAGSMEPSPQRSRHSSASSEHFPAPIRSSSRSPRPVSSPKRSVPHSPKAILEGLPSFGQAQLGSSSNASHALTHQSNKTAPPVSLGAAQGLLGFPLGCILGQQANASFPASSLLTAAAKAQMANQTKPEATASSTLPNRVLNPNTLLSATVTQEGRALPSRTHSQKRDLLIKRKRQRNSPGPDGSPQDLSGHNPTSPSGFSKLNSCSKLTGPGGLPEEETGRSKAIHSHSVSGHAPLSLQMPRPSVEESPNQSKTPSLSPASQDIGNHLLGLVGHLVQNSTEQNSGTTLPLKLPSTSTSANPTSSTGRPSQSPIPKSPVPSLPQSNVAEGSSELSCSLNNAGDSFSFLGQEHVMPFSATPALLNLALLGSLPLPLSLNQHQQLLNQGLLNLLSSSLLGSADLGLLGLQNPPMALPSAMGDPDSNAVQALLMASLLQNPLLPLGGLGLPQLDLPPQNQQQSALLSSLAPLLDSLPAPQNDTTEKHESPLTLPETFTENALQPLLFPPVSASPALMALNSALLAASLGAVDSSACPGQSILNTSCSGSGSITTTTNSPALSEGKLPPSEPHSPFHLQQPQPPGRLNTLMPPLLNPLLTAGLLGDLAALNTSTSAQMGSLQSLLGAHALLQNQQAFLPSLPGALGMQFFQGQALLQGQRSNNQNHSTSEKEVNPSPHPEICITPTSQIPSNAQQITDSSFSSSQRADVTNKSQTLPLTPSRPGSFVSNTSSAFESSPVPKGPPFQGPVRTDLPPDTPSDPPRTDTLFQTMDLPVSEMEPEASPLKKCRLLTDSVIPSDIPNGSSPNILPWMASPHPSNTVNLSEMDISKGKERGYRFNGRSRAERSYGRRPRGDRLSSARHSYWRYNGEDTSQNDGEEAGQSQEIAQPVLGIPPFTHHWHEEGEQPREQEVDVPPQLLKRSRRGRRRGQNSQRMGSRIEAVPAKWPTMDPANGLNAERPIIRQNRPGRPAKNRRRRII